A region from the Symphalangus syndactylus isolate Jambi chromosome 2, NHGRI_mSymSyn1-v2.1_pri, whole genome shotgun sequence genome encodes:
- the SYCE1 gene encoding synaptonemal complex central element protein 1 isoform X2 — MAGRCLTSKAEPTAEAMDRAEKAGGQDTSSQKIEDLMEMVQKLQKVGSLEPRVEVLINRINEVQQAKKKASKDLGEARTICEALQKELDSLRGEKVQLKEILSKKQETLRILRLRCQEKESEAQRKHTMLQECKERISALNLQIEEEKNKQRQLRLAFEEQLEDLMGQHKDLWDFHRPERLAREICALDSSKEQLLKEEKLVKATLEDVKHQLCSLCGAEGPSTLDEGLFLHSQEAAATVQLFQEEHRKAEELLAAAAQRHQQLQQKCQQQQQKRQRLKEELEKHGMQLPAQAQSTQEEEAGPGDVASPKPLKGERPGAAHRAGPDVLIGQEDTLHPDLSPRGFQEIKELF; from the exons ATGGCGGGGAGGTGTCTGACATCGAAAGCCGAGCCCACCGCAGAAGCCATGGACAGGGCTGAGAAGGCCGGAG GGCAGGACACATCCTCACAGAAAATTGAAGACTTGATGGAAATGGTGCAGAAGCTGCAGAAAG TGGGAAGCCTAGAGCCCCGAGTTGAGGTCCTGATTAACCGGATTAATGAGGTCCAGCAAG CAAAAAAGAAAGCCAGTAAAGACCTAGGAGAGGCCCGGACCATCTGTGAGGCCCTGCAGAAGGAACTGGACTCAC TGCGTGGAGAGAAAGTACAACTGAAGGAGATCTTGAGCAAAAAACAAG AGACCCTGAGGATCCTCCGGCTGCGTTGCCAGGaaaaggaaagtgaggcacagag GAAGCACACCATGTTGCAGGAGTGCAAGGAGAGAATTTCTGCCCTGAACTTGCAGATTGAAGAAGAGAAGAACAAACAGAGACAGCTGAG GTTGGCATTCGAGGAACAGCTGGAAGATCTGATGGGCCAGCACAAGGACCTCTGGGACTTCCAC AGGCCAGAGCGGCTGGCAAGGGAGATTTGTGCCCTGGACAGCAGCAAGGAGCAGCTGCTCAAGGAAG AGAAGCTGGTCAAGGCGACACTGGAAGACGTGAAGCATCAGCTGTGCTCCCTCTGTGGGGCTGAGGGCCCCTCCACCCTCGATGAGGGACTCTTTCTCCACAGCCAGGAGGCTGCAGCCACAGT GCAGCTGTTTCAGGAAGAGCACAGGAAGGCTGAGGAGCTCCTAGCAGCTGCTGCCCAGCGCCACCAGCAGCTGCAGCAGAAGTGCCAACAACAGCAGCAGAAGCGGCAGAG GCTGAAGGAAGAGCTGGAAAAGCATGGAATGCAACTCCCTGCCCAAGCCCAGAGCACACAAGAGGAAGAGGCTGGCCCAGGAGATGTG GCCAGTCCCAAGCCCCTAAAAGGAGAAAGACCTGGAGCTGCACACCGAGCGGGGCCTGATGTCCTCATAGGCCAGGAAGACACACTCCACCCCGACCTTAGCCCAAGGGGCTTTCAGGAAATAAAGGAGCTATTTTGA
- the SYCE1 gene encoding synaptonemal complex central element protein 1 isoform X1, whose protein sequence is MAGRCLTSKAEPTAEAMDRAEKAGGRQDTSSQKIEDLMEMVQKLQKVGSLEPRVEVLINRINEVQQAKKKASKDLGEARTICEALQKELDSLRGEKVQLKEILSKKQETLRILRLRCQEKESEAQRKHTMLQECKERISALNLQIEEEKNKQRQLRLAFEEQLEDLMGQHKDLWDFHRPERLAREICALDSSKEQLLKEEKLVKATLEDVKHQLCSLCGAEGPSTLDEGLFLHSQEAAATVQLFQEEHRKAEELLAAAAQRHQQLQQKCQQQQQKRQRLKEELEKHGMQLPAQAQSTQEEEAGPGDVASPKPLKGERPGAAHRAGPDVLIGQEDTLHPDLSPRGFQEIKELF, encoded by the exons ATGGCGGGGAGGTGTCTGACATCGAAAGCCGAGCCCACCGCAGAAGCCATGGACAGGGCTGAGAAGGCCGGAGGTA GGCAGGACACATCCTCACAGAAAATTGAAGACTTGATGGAAATGGTGCAGAAGCTGCAGAAAG TGGGAAGCCTAGAGCCCCGAGTTGAGGTCCTGATTAACCGGATTAATGAGGTCCAGCAAG CAAAAAAGAAAGCCAGTAAAGACCTAGGAGAGGCCCGGACCATCTGTGAGGCCCTGCAGAAGGAACTGGACTCAC TGCGTGGAGAGAAAGTACAACTGAAGGAGATCTTGAGCAAAAAACAAG AGACCCTGAGGATCCTCCGGCTGCGTTGCCAGGaaaaggaaagtgaggcacagag GAAGCACACCATGTTGCAGGAGTGCAAGGAGAGAATTTCTGCCCTGAACTTGCAGATTGAAGAAGAGAAGAACAAACAGAGACAGCTGAG GTTGGCATTCGAGGAACAGCTGGAAGATCTGATGGGCCAGCACAAGGACCTCTGGGACTTCCAC AGGCCAGAGCGGCTGGCAAGGGAGATTTGTGCCCTGGACAGCAGCAAGGAGCAGCTGCTCAAGGAAG AGAAGCTGGTCAAGGCGACACTGGAAGACGTGAAGCATCAGCTGTGCTCCCTCTGTGGGGCTGAGGGCCCCTCCACCCTCGATGAGGGACTCTTTCTCCACAGCCAGGAGGCTGCAGCCACAGT GCAGCTGTTTCAGGAAGAGCACAGGAAGGCTGAGGAGCTCCTAGCAGCTGCTGCCCAGCGCCACCAGCAGCTGCAGCAGAAGTGCCAACAACAGCAGCAGAAGCGGCAGAG GCTGAAGGAAGAGCTGGAAAAGCATGGAATGCAACTCCCTGCCCAAGCCCAGAGCACACAAGAGGAAGAGGCTGGCCCAGGAGATGTG GCCAGTCCCAAGCCCCTAAAAGGAGAAAGACCTGGAGCTGCACACCGAGCGGGGCCTGATGTCCTCATAGGCCAGGAAGACACACTCCACCCCGACCTTAGCCCAAGGGGCTTTCAGGAAATAAAGGAGCTATTTTGA
- the SYCE1 gene encoding synaptonemal complex central element protein 1 isoform X5, translated as MAGRCLTSKAEPTAEAMDRAEKAGGRQDTSSQKIEDLMEMVQKLQKVGSLEPRVEVLINRINEVQQAKKKASKDLGEARTICEALQKELDSLRGEKVQLKEILSKKQETLRILRLRCQEKESEAQRKHTMLQECKERISALNLQIEEEKNKQRQLRLAFEEQLEDLMGQHKDLWDFHRPERLAREICALDSSKEQLLKEEKLVKATLEDVKHQLCSLCGAEGPSTLDEGLFLHSQEAAATVQLFQEEHRKAEELLAAAAQRHQQLQQKCQQQQQKRQRLKEELEKHGMQLPAQAQSTQEEEAGPGDVAPRPGRPVTCWS; from the exons ATGGCGGGGAGGTGTCTGACATCGAAAGCCGAGCCCACCGCAGAAGCCATGGACAGGGCTGAGAAGGCCGGAGGTA GGCAGGACACATCCTCACAGAAAATTGAAGACTTGATGGAAATGGTGCAGAAGCTGCAGAAAG TGGGAAGCCTAGAGCCCCGAGTTGAGGTCCTGATTAACCGGATTAATGAGGTCCAGCAAG CAAAAAAGAAAGCCAGTAAAGACCTAGGAGAGGCCCGGACCATCTGTGAGGCCCTGCAGAAGGAACTGGACTCAC TGCGTGGAGAGAAAGTACAACTGAAGGAGATCTTGAGCAAAAAACAAG AGACCCTGAGGATCCTCCGGCTGCGTTGCCAGGaaaaggaaagtgaggcacagag GAAGCACACCATGTTGCAGGAGTGCAAGGAGAGAATTTCTGCCCTGAACTTGCAGATTGAAGAAGAGAAGAACAAACAGAGACAGCTGAG GTTGGCATTCGAGGAACAGCTGGAAGATCTGATGGGCCAGCACAAGGACCTCTGGGACTTCCAC AGGCCAGAGCGGCTGGCAAGGGAGATTTGTGCCCTGGACAGCAGCAAGGAGCAGCTGCTCAAGGAAG AGAAGCTGGTCAAGGCGACACTGGAAGACGTGAAGCATCAGCTGTGCTCCCTCTGTGGGGCTGAGGGCCCCTCCACCCTCGATGAGGGACTCTTTCTCCACAGCCAGGAGGCTGCAGCCACAGT GCAGCTGTTTCAGGAAGAGCACAGGAAGGCTGAGGAGCTCCTAGCAGCTGCTGCCCAGCGCCACCAGCAGCTGCAGCAGAAGTGCCAACAACAGCAGCAGAAGCGGCAGAG GCTGAAGGAAGAGCTGGAAAAGCATGGAATGCAACTCCCTGCCCAAGCCCAGAGCACACAAGAGGAAGAGGCTGGCCCAGGAGATGTG GCTCCCAGACCAGGTAGACCAGTGACATGTTGGAGTTGA
- the SYCE1 gene encoding synaptonemal complex central element protein 1 isoform X4, translating to MAGRCLTSKAEPTAEAMDRAEKAGVGSLEPRVEVLINRINEVQQAKKKASKDLGEARTICEALQKELDSLRGEKVQLKEILSKKQETLRILRLRCQEKESEAQRKHTMLQECKERISALNLQIEEEKNKQRQLRLAFEEQLEDLMGQHKDLWDFHRPERLAREICALDSSKEQLLKEEKLVKATLEDVKHQLCSLCGAEGPSTLDEGLFLHSQEAAATVQLFQEEHRKAEELLAAAAQRHQQLQQKCQQQQQKRQRLKEELEKHGMQLPAQAQSTQEEEAGPGDVASPKPLKGERPGAAHRAGPDVLIGQEDTLHPDLSPRGFQEIKELF from the exons ATGGCGGGGAGGTGTCTGACATCGAAAGCCGAGCCCACCGCAGAAGCCATGGACAGGGCTGAGAAGGCCGGAG TGGGAAGCCTAGAGCCCCGAGTTGAGGTCCTGATTAACCGGATTAATGAGGTCCAGCAAG CAAAAAAGAAAGCCAGTAAAGACCTAGGAGAGGCCCGGACCATCTGTGAGGCCCTGCAGAAGGAACTGGACTCAC TGCGTGGAGAGAAAGTACAACTGAAGGAGATCTTGAGCAAAAAACAAG AGACCCTGAGGATCCTCCGGCTGCGTTGCCAGGaaaaggaaagtgaggcacagag GAAGCACACCATGTTGCAGGAGTGCAAGGAGAGAATTTCTGCCCTGAACTTGCAGATTGAAGAAGAGAAGAACAAACAGAGACAGCTGAG GTTGGCATTCGAGGAACAGCTGGAAGATCTGATGGGCCAGCACAAGGACCTCTGGGACTTCCAC AGGCCAGAGCGGCTGGCAAGGGAGATTTGTGCCCTGGACAGCAGCAAGGAGCAGCTGCTCAAGGAAG AGAAGCTGGTCAAGGCGACACTGGAAGACGTGAAGCATCAGCTGTGCTCCCTCTGTGGGGCTGAGGGCCCCTCCACCCTCGATGAGGGACTCTTTCTCCACAGCCAGGAGGCTGCAGCCACAGT GCAGCTGTTTCAGGAAGAGCACAGGAAGGCTGAGGAGCTCCTAGCAGCTGCTGCCCAGCGCCACCAGCAGCTGCAGCAGAAGTGCCAACAACAGCAGCAGAAGCGGCAGAG GCTGAAGGAAGAGCTGGAAAAGCATGGAATGCAACTCCCTGCCCAAGCCCAGAGCACACAAGAGGAAGAGGCTGGCCCAGGAGATGTG GCCAGTCCCAAGCCCCTAAAAGGAGAAAGACCTGGAGCTGCACACCGAGCGGGGCCTGATGTCCTCATAGGCCAGGAAGACACACTCCACCCCGACCTTAGCCCAAGGGGCTTTCAGGAAATAAAGGAGCTATTTTGA
- the SYCE1 gene encoding synaptonemal complex central element protein 1 isoform X6, with product MAGRCLTSKAEPTAEAMDRAEKAGGQDTSSQKIEDLMEMVQKLQKVGSLEPRVEVLINRINEVQQAKKKASKDLGEARTICEALQKELDSLRGEKVQLKEILSKKQETLRILRLRCQEKESEAQRKHTMLQECKERISALNLQIEEEKNKQRQLRLAFEEQLEDLMGQHKDLWDFHRPERLAREICALDSSKEQLLKEEKLVKATLEDVKHQLCSLCGAEGPSTLDEGLFLHSQEAAATVQLFQEEHRKAEELLAAAAQRHQQLQQKCQQQQQKRQRLKEELEKHGMQLPAQAQSTQEEEAGPGDVAPRPGRPVTCWS from the exons ATGGCGGGGAGGTGTCTGACATCGAAAGCCGAGCCCACCGCAGAAGCCATGGACAGGGCTGAGAAGGCCGGAG GGCAGGACACATCCTCACAGAAAATTGAAGACTTGATGGAAATGGTGCAGAAGCTGCAGAAAG TGGGAAGCCTAGAGCCCCGAGTTGAGGTCCTGATTAACCGGATTAATGAGGTCCAGCAAG CAAAAAAGAAAGCCAGTAAAGACCTAGGAGAGGCCCGGACCATCTGTGAGGCCCTGCAGAAGGAACTGGACTCAC TGCGTGGAGAGAAAGTACAACTGAAGGAGATCTTGAGCAAAAAACAAG AGACCCTGAGGATCCTCCGGCTGCGTTGCCAGGaaaaggaaagtgaggcacagag GAAGCACACCATGTTGCAGGAGTGCAAGGAGAGAATTTCTGCCCTGAACTTGCAGATTGAAGAAGAGAAGAACAAACAGAGACAGCTGAG GTTGGCATTCGAGGAACAGCTGGAAGATCTGATGGGCCAGCACAAGGACCTCTGGGACTTCCAC AGGCCAGAGCGGCTGGCAAGGGAGATTTGTGCCCTGGACAGCAGCAAGGAGCAGCTGCTCAAGGAAG AGAAGCTGGTCAAGGCGACACTGGAAGACGTGAAGCATCAGCTGTGCTCCCTCTGTGGGGCTGAGGGCCCCTCCACCCTCGATGAGGGACTCTTTCTCCACAGCCAGGAGGCTGCAGCCACAGT GCAGCTGTTTCAGGAAGAGCACAGGAAGGCTGAGGAGCTCCTAGCAGCTGCTGCCCAGCGCCACCAGCAGCTGCAGCAGAAGTGCCAACAACAGCAGCAGAAGCGGCAGAG GCTGAAGGAAGAGCTGGAAAAGCATGGAATGCAACTCCCTGCCCAAGCCCAGAGCACACAAGAGGAAGAGGCTGGCCCAGGAGATGTG GCTCCCAGACCAGGTAGACCAGTGACATGTTGGAGTTGA
- the SYCE1 gene encoding synaptonemal complex central element protein 1 isoform X3, protein MITGHSNGQDTSSQKIEDLMEMVQKLQKVGSLEPRVEVLINRINEVQQAKKKASKDLGEARTICEALQKELDSLRGEKVQLKEILSKKQETLRILRLRCQEKESEAQRKHTMLQECKERISALNLQIEEEKNKQRQLRLAFEEQLEDLMGQHKDLWDFHRPERLAREICALDSSKEQLLKEEKLVKATLEDVKHQLCSLCGAEGPSTLDEGLFLHSQEAAATVQLFQEEHRKAEELLAAAAQRHQQLQQKCQQQQQKRQRLKEELEKHGMQLPAQAQSTQEEEAGPGDVASPKPLKGERPGAAHRAGPDVLIGQEDTLHPDLSPRGFQEIKELF, encoded by the exons ATGATTACTGGACACTCTAATG GGCAGGACACATCCTCACAGAAAATTGAAGACTTGATGGAAATGGTGCAGAAGCTGCAGAAAG TGGGAAGCCTAGAGCCCCGAGTTGAGGTCCTGATTAACCGGATTAATGAGGTCCAGCAAG CAAAAAAGAAAGCCAGTAAAGACCTAGGAGAGGCCCGGACCATCTGTGAGGCCCTGCAGAAGGAACTGGACTCAC TGCGTGGAGAGAAAGTACAACTGAAGGAGATCTTGAGCAAAAAACAAG AGACCCTGAGGATCCTCCGGCTGCGTTGCCAGGaaaaggaaagtgaggcacagag GAAGCACACCATGTTGCAGGAGTGCAAGGAGAGAATTTCTGCCCTGAACTTGCAGATTGAAGAAGAGAAGAACAAACAGAGACAGCTGAG GTTGGCATTCGAGGAACAGCTGGAAGATCTGATGGGCCAGCACAAGGACCTCTGGGACTTCCAC AGGCCAGAGCGGCTGGCAAGGGAGATTTGTGCCCTGGACAGCAGCAAGGAGCAGCTGCTCAAGGAAG AGAAGCTGGTCAAGGCGACACTGGAAGACGTGAAGCATCAGCTGTGCTCCCTCTGTGGGGCTGAGGGCCCCTCCACCCTCGATGAGGGACTCTTTCTCCACAGCCAGGAGGCTGCAGCCACAGT GCAGCTGTTTCAGGAAGAGCACAGGAAGGCTGAGGAGCTCCTAGCAGCTGCTGCCCAGCGCCACCAGCAGCTGCAGCAGAAGTGCCAACAACAGCAGCAGAAGCGGCAGAG GCTGAAGGAAGAGCTGGAAAAGCATGGAATGCAACTCCCTGCCCAAGCCCAGAGCACACAAGAGGAAGAGGCTGGCCCAGGAGATGTG GCCAGTCCCAAGCCCCTAAAAGGAGAAAGACCTGGAGCTGCACACCGAGCGGGGCCTGATGTCCTCATAGGCCAGGAAGACACACTCCACCCCGACCTTAGCCCAAGGGGCTTTCAGGAAATAAAGGAGCTATTTTGA